From one Bacteroidota bacterium genomic stretch:
- a CDS encoding endonuclease/exonuclease/phosphatase family protein — MDEITTKNEKKDRNIWLKLVFSINLFMALLLLCCQTAMRISPEKLWILQPLSNTFPVLLLINLLFVMFWTSRKSRLAFLSAAVILIGHDKCSQLYRPGLFKVEVMQPKNAFKVLSYNVRLFDLYNWTGNLETRASIFKFFKQEQPDILCIQEYFHDDKGNFQNNDTIKKLINANFGTIKYSITLRKTSHWGLATFSKFPILNEGTVFYEAGKSNFCIYSDLDINNKTVRVYNAHFQSNHFKQEEYEFLEYPDSLESNNNKLKNTKIILRRIKKAAIKRSQQVDELKLHMAACPYPIILCGDFNDTPFSYTYQTLKNDLDDSFIEKGEGFGSTYIKLPINFRIDYILHSPNIQTHSFRVKNGKLSDHYPIQSWLSIP; from the coding sequence ATGGATGAAATAACTACTAAAAATGAGAAGAAGGATAGAAATATCTGGTTAAAACTTGTTTTTAGTATTAACCTCTTCATGGCTTTGCTTTTACTTTGTTGCCAGACAGCGATGCGGATCAGTCCCGAAAAACTCTGGATTTTACAACCTTTATCCAACACATTTCCGGTTCTGTTACTCATCAACCTACTTTTTGTCATGTTCTGGACAAGCAGAAAAAGTCGTCTCGCCTTTCTCTCTGCTGCCGTCATACTCATCGGCCATGATAAATGCAGTCAACTGTACCGGCCCGGTTTGTTCAAGGTAGAAGTCATGCAACCGAAAAATGCATTCAAAGTGCTCTCCTATAATGTCCGTCTTTTTGATTTATACAACTGGACCGGCAATCTGGAAACAAGAGCGTCTATCTTCAAATTCTTCAAACAAGAGCAACCCGACATCCTTTGCATTCAGGAATATTTTCATGATGATAAAGGTAATTTTCAAAATAACGATACCATAAAAAAACTCATTAACGCCAACTTCGGAACGATCAAGTACAGTATTACTCTTCGCAAAACCAGTCATTGGGGATTAGCAACTTTCAGTAAGTTTCCGATTCTTAATGAAGGCACTGTCTTTTATGAGGCAGGGAAATCTAATTTCTGTATTTATTCTGATCTGGACATCAACAACAAAACGGTTCGTGTTTACAATGCGCATTTTCAGTCGAATCATTTTAAACAGGAAGAGTATGAATTTCTGGAATATCCTGATTCGCTGGAAAGCAATAACAACAAACTCAAAAACACGAAAATTATATTGAGGAGAATAAAGAAAGCCGCTATTAAGAGAAGTCAACAGGTAGATGAACTGAAATTACATATGGCTGCTTGCCCCTACCCGATTATTCTTTGTGGAGATTTTAACGATACACCATTTTCATACACTTATCAAACCTTAAAAAACGATTTAGATGATTCATTTATAGAAAAAGGAGAAGGATTCGGGAGCACTTATATTAAACTTCCCATCAATTTCAGAATCGACTACATACTACATAGTCCCAACATTCAAACGCATTCCTTTCGGGTGAAGAACGGAAAACTCAGCGACCACTACCCTATTCAGAGCTGGTTAAGTATTCCCTGA
- a CDS encoding 1,4-dihydroxy-6-naphthoate synthase encodes MNNLKLGFSSCPNDTFIFEALVNNRLGSSLIVDPVIMDVEALNRLAENAHLEVSKMSFAAYPAVSANYQILSSGSALGRGCGPLIVSKEPIDMSNLTSMEIAIPGKNTTANLLLSIFFPQLTLKTEVLFSEIEDKVLSGEFPLGLIIHESRFTYAEKGLHKVADLGELWEQRYGLPIPLGCIAVKRNLPETKKAEIQSLVRQSVEWAFRHPEDSVEYIGKYALEMSREVQNMHIGLYVNNFSLDLGEEGKQAIRMMFKLGHDSGFFPEAMEPIFINDLV; translated from the coding sequence ATGAACAATCTGAAACTTGGTTTCTCCTCCTGTCCGAACGACACTTTTATTTTTGAGGCGCTTGTTAACAATCGTTTAGGAAGTTCTTTAATTGTGGATCCGGTGATCATGGATGTGGAAGCCCTGAACAGATTGGCAGAAAATGCTCATCTCGAAGTGTCGAAAATGAGTTTCGCCGCCTATCCTGCTGTTTCCGCTAACTATCAGATACTTTCTTCCGGGAGTGCTCTTGGTCGGGGGTGCGGTCCGCTGATTGTGAGTAAGGAACCGATTGATATGTCGAATCTTACTTCAATGGAAATTGCCATTCCCGGAAAAAATACAACTGCGAACTTGCTCTTAAGTATTTTCTTTCCTCAACTGACCCTGAAAACGGAAGTTTTATTTTCTGAAATTGAAGATAAAGTACTTAGCGGGGAATTTCCTCTCGGATTAATTATTCATGAAAGCCGTTTTACCTATGCCGAAAAGGGTTTGCATAAAGTGGCCGATCTGGGGGAACTTTGGGAGCAGCGATACGGGTTACCAATTCCTTTGGGGTGTATAGCAGTCAAAAGAAACCTGCCCGAAACGAAAAAGGCTGAAATTCAAAGTCTGGTTCGGCAGAGTGTGGAATGGGCTTTCCGTCATCCCGAAGATTCCGTCGAATATATCGGGAAATATGCTTTAGAGATGAGCAGGGAAGTGCAGAATATGCATATCGGATTATATGTGAATAATTTTTCTTTAGATTTGGGCGAGGAAGGCAAACAGGCCATTCGCATGATGTTCAAACTGGGCCACGACTCCGGTTTCTTCCCGGAGGCAATGGAGCCAATATTTATTAATGATTTAGTCTGA